The stretch of DNA ACCTCTTTGGTAAGATGAAAAATTTGGGCAATgacaaaattgaaaattattcATAACTAAAGGGAAACTAttataatttggtaaaatttcatGGTTCATCAGAAAAATGCTGATCAAGAACCTGTTTTGCAGACATGCAAGTGAAAATGCAACTTTGGTTTTGGTATGATGGGCCAGGGCTATTTATTGGAAACAAAATAGATATTCCTGAACCCTGTTTTTTTCCCCTCATTAATTACTTCATGTGCAGAATATTAAGACATTTAAAGATGTCAAAGGCTGTGATGATGCAAAACAAGAGCTTGAAGAAGTAGTGGAGTATCTCAAAAACCCATCAAAGTTCACCCGCCTAGGGGGGAAGTTGCCAAAGGTTTGTGCATGGTGTATGAAATTGGTTTCGTTTTTGTCTGTTTTACTGAATACTCCTTATGATGGAATATTTTGGATCTCTAAGTTGTATATTTCTCAAGGGTATGCTagaaaatagaaatagaataaaaaaatatcaatggTTTCTGTGTGAGGAgaaccaaatataccaaaaaccGACCTGAAGTCCTGTTATCTAAGCATTAGCTCAGTGGTAAGGTGGGGAAGGGGATTTACTAATGATTCTAGGTTCAGTTCAACATACTTCCTTACAGAGGAGGGAGAAAATAAGTTTCGATGTTTTTGTCCATTGTGAAGTCTATAGTGAGTAATTCTGCATTTTACGTGAATAATGATTGTTGAAATTGGTATGCCATGGTTCATTTTGGAGTACAAGGGTTTTTTGTGATATTCTTCTAGTTTTATTATCTTATGCACAACCAAATTGCAGGGAATCCTTTTGACTGGAGCACCTGGAACTGGAAAAACCTTGCTAGCCAAGGTTAGTTGTTCCTTCTAATTCTCATTATGACTGCTTACATATGTCTAGGAGTTTTTGCAAGTTACATCTTAACCACCATACAAGTTCTCTAGCTGTTAGTGGCTTCCTTTGAAACATGGCATGTGCATATATCCATATTAAGATAGGTTTGATTTGTTCAACCTTGAAGGCTATTGCGGGGGAAGCTGGGGTACCTTTCTTCTATAGAGCAGGATCTGAATTTGAGGAAATGTAAGCCATCAtctgatttcatctttgcttggCAACACTTGGTATAGACATTCATTTGCTTAAATGTGAGTTCTAAGATTATGTTCTGAGTCTGAAATTCTCTCTCTGTGTGGCAGGTTTGTTGGTGTTGGTGCTCGGCGTGTGAGATCCCTTTTTCAAGCTGCTAAGAAAAAGGTTGGTATTCAAACTACTGAGTTCTGTGGATTACTTTGATTGCTTAATTGATGTCTCGTATTGTCAAACTATGCCATTaacaatatttcatattttataggCCCCATGCATCATTTTTATTGACGAAATAGATGCTGTTGGATCCACACGAAAACAATGGGAAGGCCATACAAAAAAAACACTACATCAGCTTCTTGTTGAAATGGATGGTTTTGAACAGAATGAGGTATATTTAAATAAGTTTGCAATATAATAATTGCTTTGCATGTTTTAATTTGTCCAACCTCTGTCTATCTCATAGGGAATAATTCTAATGGCAGCAACAAATCTGCCGGACATTCTTGATCCAGCTTTGACCAGACCTGGCAGATTTGATAGGCATGTAAGTGCTCCAATCATTCGTTCTTTCTTAAATCTTTGTGTTTACAGATTTCATGTTGAAAATTACTCTCAAGGAACCGAAGATGAAAATTTATAGTTGGTTCCTTAATCAGATTCATCCCCCAACCAATCTTCCCTGCAGGGTTTTGCCCTTTATCAAAAATCGTGCTCCAGATTGTTGTTTACTTGAGTCCTCGAAGTGTGACagaaaacaatttttaatttctcaagGTGTCACTATTGACTTAAATAATCACTTCATAGTTCTTGTGTGAATCCTTCAACCTTTTGTTCTAATACTAGTGAAGTCTTTGTTGAGAACATGAGAATAGGATCAAGTATCTGGGCGATTAACAGGAATGTTGGAAGCTATTGCCTTCTCTTTATTGCTATTCCTAGAACGACCTCTGGTGACTGATGACCAGCTTATTGAAGGGAGACTAAAACCTTTAGGACTCGTTTAGTGAGAGATTTAGATCTcttgaaaaatagataaaaattctaGGGACTAGTTACATTAAAAGATGTTTCTAAAaggaaataaaacaatttaaccttaattaaaaatagtttaaaattgaacctaaagTAGAAGTACtgtaaaataataaagtaaataattaCTTTAAAGACTTAAACTAACGCCTTTTTCCTCTCATATGTGTGACCTTTAAAAGCGTCCACAACATTACCCCCCTCCTGTAGAAAGAGATTGTCCTTAAGCTCAAAGTCATGATATGCCCCATGGAACTAATCCAAATCATCGTAGGTAGCATCAAAATTAGGCAAACCAATCTAGTGAACTAAGAGCTCTTAGTGATCACGATTGAGACGAGTTTGACAGAAGCAGGAGTATGAACACCACGACCTTCTTCTATTGGTGGAAGTGTAGCCAATGTAGGAGAGTTATCACCTTTAAAAGCCTTCATTAAagaaacatggaaaacattatgaattttgatGTCCGAAGGTAATTGCAATTCATATACCACAAGATCAATCTTGTGAATAATTGGAAAAGGACAATAGAAACGGGAGACAACTTATGAAAATTCGAGGTCCCAAGAGAACACTGACGGGGATTGTAACTGAAGCCAAACCAAGTCACCAACAGAAAACAACACATTTCCATGACCCTTTTCATAATAAGTCTTCATGCGTTGTTGCGCCTGAAACAGTCTATCTCTAATTTCGTGCAATGCCTCATCCCTATCCATAAATGTAGTGTCAACAACCTCGACATTGGAAGAACCAACCTCATAAGACAATAAACGAGGTGGATCCTAACCATAGACAACCGGAAAGGGAGTAGTTTATAGTACTGATTGGAAAGAAGTATTATAACAATATTCAGCCCACAGTACCTATGCCACCCATCTCTTTGGAAAATCTCCCACAAAACATTGAAGATACATTTCCACTGGATGGTTGACTACCTCTGTTTATCCATCTATCTGACCACTATAGTTTCCTATCAATTGTAATCATTTCCTAGAGTGCATTTGTATTCCCTGAAGCATAACTTATCTCCCTTTCACTGCACATTTCATTGTTAGTGCACCAAAGTCCCAGATAATAGGTCCCAATGTTTGAGGCCATTTAATACCCTACTCGATATCGGACCCAACCAAAGGAATACCATAAAAGTCTGCAAAAAATTTATGGGCAGCAATAGAAAAAAGTAACTGAGAACAAATCCCTCTACTTTTTACCTTTTCACCATTGGAAATAGAGCTAGCATTGGATAAGAGTGTTACCCGAAGTGCAAGGCACTGAGCAGCTGTAGCACTAATGAAGTTGTGTGTACTCCCCGAATCTATCAGGGCTCAACAAGGGTTGTCCGTTTGTTACGACTTGTAACTGCATAGTCTTAGCATGCAAGGAGATTTCAGGTTTAACTTCTCCTAATTCTTCGATATTCTTTGCCACTGTATCACCCAATTCTAACCAAAATAACTTTTTGCACTAATGAGTGGCTGAATAAGGCTCATCACAATTATAGCATAACCCTTCTACGTTTTGCCATCTTTTTTCTGCTTAAGTGCTTTATGAATGGAGTTGATGTTGTAGATCTTGAAGAACGTGCAACTATAGTATTCATGGTACCCTTCTGAACTAACGTGTTTGAAATCAATGACCCAGAATTTGTTTGAGCAGTCGGTCATGCCCCTCGTTGATTATTTCTGACACgtaataattgtttttttttttgattcaaaATTTCTGACGAGACTCATAGCCATGGCTAAATTTGAGGGCTTTTGCATCTGAACATTAAGTTGAATTGAATCGTCTAACTCAGCTAAAAATAATCCAACATGTTGATCTGGTCAAACATATTGACTAGCTCTTGCCAATTTTTCCTGAAATTGTCATTGATAGATCTCTACAGTTCCTGTCTGCTTCAAATTAACAAAATCTTTGGGTTGCTGCCTACTGAAGGACCAAAATGAAGGGAGTAATAATTACGTAACTTCATTCATTGACCCCTCCAACTTCATTTGATAATACCAAAGTTGCACCTTGCCCAACATGTGAAAGGCTGCCAACCCTACTTTGTTTGCCTCATGGGTGTGGTAGTTTTTGGAAAATTGTTTGCATTGATGCAACCAAATCAAGGGGTCTTTGATCCATCGAAAGTAGGGAAATCCCTTTTTGCATACTGAGGAATAGATCCTCTAGTTGTCAAAGCCGCCCCACTCGGTGGTGGTGGCATTGCACCTCCCGCAGCGATTGGTGGCAATCAGAAAATAGGGCTTTTATCCAATCTTGTATATGTTGaaattgcttgtttatttaaCTTTTGCAAATCAATAATTTTGCTGTCACCACAAAATCTGCATATGTTTGTATTTCATTGCCCATTCTGAGATGCCTTTATGCCAAATTATTGAGAACGTGGGAATAGGATCTAGTCACTGGGAGATTAATGGAAACGTTGGAAATGATTGCCTTCCCTTTATCACTATTCCCAGAATGACCTATGGTGATTGATGATTAGCTTTAGGACTCATTTAGATAGAGACCTAGATCTCTTGAAAAATAGATAGCAATTTTACTTATGTTTTTATTCTCCAGTAGGTCCTTAAATAGGGACTAGTTACATAAAAAGATGTTTCTAGAAGGAAATAAAACAACTTTaattaaaaatagcttaaaataaACTGAACTTAAAGTAAAAGTAacgtaaaataaaaagtaaataattttactttaaagaCTTAAACTAATGCCTTTTTCCTCTCATATGTGCGACCTATATAAGTATCAACAGTTTTGCAGTGGACTACGGTTCTTCTAGGACAGGGCATTTACTATTTTCTTCTTCTATTCTCTTTTATATAAGGACTTATAAATCCCATTTGTAGATTGTTGTCCCAAATCCAGATGTTAGAGGTCGTCAAGAGATTTTGGAGCTCTATCTACAAGATAAACCAATGTCTGATGATATAGATGTTAAAGCAATTGCCCGTGGTACTCCTGGATTCAATGGTGCAGGTAAGTTTTTACGAATAAAGTGAAACAAGTCTACTTCCTGGCAACAAACATTCTTATTGTGTTTAACTTTTTCCTGCTGTTCTGCCAATCAGATCTAGCAAACTTGGTGAATATTGCTGCAATTAAAGCTGCAGTTGAAGGTGCGGATAAGTTGACTGCTGCACAGTTGGAATATGCTAAAGACAGGATACTCATGGGTACTGAGCGTAAAACAATGTTTTTAACAGAAGAGTCAAAGAAGGTATTGGCATTTTTTTATTTGTCACTTTAAGATAGAATTGAAGTTGGGGTTTGCTTGGAATGTGTTGAATCATTTTCTGTAATCAGTGCAAACAAAGATATAAAAGGGCCAACTATGATAACAAAGATTGCCAGAAAATCTTTTACAATTTGGGATGTCCAAATAAATGGCCACAGTTAAGGATTGCTCTTCATGTTTAAAGTTTCTTGATGCAACTATGATAACAAGGATTGCTCTTCTAGTTCTCTATTAGCTTACGGTGTGTAACATTAGGTcctatattttcaagataaacttatATCATTATCCAAAATGTATAATAATCCTTGTTTTCTGACATTATCAAACATAACTTCAGCTCACAGCTTATCATGAAAGTGGCCATGCAATTGTTGCTTTCAACACTGAGGGTGCACATCCAATCCACAAGGCAACAATCATGCCCCGTGGATCTGCTTTAGGAATGGTTACGCAGCTGCCTTCAAGTGATGAAACTTCAACTAGTAAGAAGCAATTATTAGCTCGTCTTGATGTTTGTATGGGAGGAAGAGTTGCAGAAGAGCTCATCTTTGGCCAAGACCATATCACAACTGGGGCAAGTAGTGATCTGCACACAGCTACAGAGCTTGCTCAATATATGGTACATTTCAAAATGTTTCAGTTTTTTCTGAATCTTTAATTCTGCATTGCTATATTTGCGTTACCAGTTTGTCATTATTTATATATGGTATATCAGGAAATAAAACTGTGAATTTCATACCTATGGGCAAGATGTGCTCTTCAATTCTTCATTACTCTAAAAAGTGCTgctccttttatttaatttttcattgccAATAGCTTTAACGTCTATTCCAGGTATCAAATTGTGGGATGAGTGATACAATTGGACCAGTTCATATTAAAGAGCGACCAAGTTCAGAAATGCAATCTCGCATTGATGCTGAAGTATGTTCCTCTAAGCTGGAGTTCTGGTTTGCACTAGTGTCTTTTCAATCTTAATTTGTTTTATGTTGTTACCCAGGTGGTGAAGCTTCTAAGAGAAGCATATGATCGCGTGAAAGCCCTGTTAAAGAAGGTATGTTCATTAAACCCCTCTGTTTTGTAGTTTTCTTTACTGATAAGGAATAAGCAACCATACTATATAacaatgaataaaatgaaatctGAATGGTAGGATCCTAGTTTCTAAGATTTCAGAGTATGTATGAAGAATATTTGATTCTGTAAGTTCATCCATTGATGAATTTTCAGATAAAAGTTATACCTTAGGTAGTAGTTCCAACTGCGAGTGGAAAACTCAAATAACTTTTGAGTAATCTATTTTGTACTGCAAATTGTAAACACTTTATTTGACATTATTTTCAGCAAGAGAAGGCATTGCATGCATTAGCAAATGCACTTTTGGAGTATGAAACACTTAGTGCGGAAGAAATAAAGCGCATTCTTCTTCCTTATCGGGAAGGAAGGTTGCCTGAGCAACAAGAACAGGGAGAGGGGGAGCTCGCGTTGGCTTAAGCTTTAACTCACATCTGTAGGGAGCACTGTACAGTGTATTTTAAGCACTAgagaattatttatattatttgttgcAAATCTGCAATTGCCCCCTACCATTGTCGCAAGACATGTTATGGGAACTGTGCTTAATCTCCAGGGGGGACTGGGCATCGATCAGAATGAGATCCCCCCGTCCTATGCAGCCTTAAGTTCAGAAACAGCCAGCTTAGATCGTGTACTATTTGTGAAATCATATATTGTTTGAACTTTTTACCCCATCTGCGGGGGAAAATTTTGAACTGTGTAACGTAAAAGTGACATTTATAAAAATCATTACTATCCTCTTGAGTTCATATTTAGTACTGATGACCCCATCTTCTGCATTTCTAATATGGATGAGGATCATAACTCTATTGCAGCATTGATTCTTCAATCATTCCTCTGAGTTCATATTTAGTACTTTATTTGATGTTGTTTGACACCGAATGTCCTAGGCCCGCCCTTTTAGTGGTGTGCCCTTTCAAGATGATTGTAGTATGTTTACAAAGATGAAAAAGTATAGTTTTGATAAAAGtttatacttaatttttattgatttatttgcaTCATGAATAAGTGGTTCGTTGGCTCAAACAAAAAAAAGCAAGGCCACTCCATTATACAACTGATCTGTGAGGATTCCTTCCAAATTCTTTTGCTTCTAATAGGTCACGAAGTAGATTTGAATTACTATGCAGTGTTCATTTTTAAAGCTTAATATTTTTTTGAGGTCATTTTATTTTCTaactttaattttgaatttaattattttcactatagattaaattgaattgagatTTGATAAAGTTAATCTGATTTTATAACATTCTAAAATCTCAATCCcctaaattttaaaccctaaaacacTAGGTTGTTAGGCtctaaattttaaatcttaaattttattcaacttttagccttcaactctaaaccttaaaattaaaccatatttaattaaacactaattgatattaaaatataatgaatTAACTA from Gossypium hirsutum isolate 1008001.06 chromosome D04, Gossypium_hirsutum_v2.1, whole genome shotgun sequence encodes:
- the LOC107937625 gene encoding ATP-dependent zinc metalloprotease FTSH 11, chloroplastic/mitochondrial, which gives rise to MTLSLQASLICNPWPSLPKPRFRRSSSPHSNLSSVPKHSFPSTFLNSRFYARPFSIACTLLPENVNSGSKFDTHVEDSKPEALISDSENPTAIDEFVNVSEGAEVNNIDGETENVVETDRLNDNLVEKEGLKSKIPAVVFLMGVWAMVKRGMDKAVASGWFNWWPFWRQEKRLDRLIAEADANPKDAAKQSALLAELNKHSPESVIKRFEGRDHAVDSRGVAEYLRALVVTNAIAEYLPDEQSGKPSNLPTLLQELKQRASGNIDESFLNPGISEKQPLHVVMVDPKVSNKSRFTQELISTILFTVAVGLVWIMGAAALQKYVGSLGGIGTSGVGSSSSYAPKDLNKEVMPEKNIKTFKDVKGCDDAKQELEEVVEYLKNPSKFTRLGGKLPKGILLTGAPGTGKTLLAKAIAGEAGVPFFYRAGSEFEEMFVGVGARRVRSLFQAAKKKAPCIIFIDEIDAVGSTRKQWEGHTKKTLHQLLVEMDGFEQNEGIILMAATNLPDILDPALTRPGRFDRHIVVPNPDVRGRQEILELYLQDKPMSDDIDVKAIARGTPGFNGADLANLVNIAAIKAAVEGADKLTAAQLEYAKDRILMGTERKTMFLTEESKKLTAYHESGHAIVAFNTEGAHPIHKATIMPRGSALGMVTQLPSSDETSTSKKQLLARLDVCMGGRVAEELIFGQDHITTGASSDLHTATELAQYMVSNCGMSDTIGPVHIKERPSSEMQSRIDAEVVKLLREAYDRVKALLKKQEKALHALANALLEYETLSAEEIKRILLPYREGRLPEQQEQGEGELALA